Proteins from one Malaya genurostris strain Urasoe2022 chromosome 2, Malgen_1.1, whole genome shotgun sequence genomic window:
- the LOC131430762 gene encoding zinc finger protein 3 homolog, with protein sequence MPPETVAQGIELTDHTCRLCLANDQEISSMVDALSQEELKNVVEGLLKIELNNCGPFQNACSNCVVKIRLIENIRSEFDGSNKIFDVMWTQYKRIHYPEPIPPPKKGRPRLEKNTPQAQKITAAYIIDGMVIENTEIEYVQDEGADFYIKSEGHDGIIKQEGDVDSVSDGIQNDDDHQTMDETVEEEYVYEDVPMVDDNRMHEEYLTDEPKEDARKDSIMEEREEIYKGGFIQEDTGYYDKTIPCCYICLDRFDCPSEVLIHLNEVHADMLPFHCDKCLGYFDTLEDVNKHYISHVYEFVCLYCPRRYCSEQYLANHNLVCKDFRCNICDETFELQSHLKIHQRQAHSAGLRLSGRKKNVCDTCGKAFMHACNLSRHLKNKRCGRNNKQQVLVKKRKFKPDPDAPVDEDDDDDRELKIRPPLTCQVCSKKLDSNSSLARHIEKEHQDFNIPLFSCNICPKKFTTFEKCIRHRAFHKKSKRPPMPISKKDPLENTCKICNKQFRLDHMLLKHLAEIHQLTLELFHCDQCGKKFSTEPKLRKHQYNTHRENKNLYVCSHCGQKFEKKLTLKDHETKHLNAPAYQCDICLKTFIHKHSLDRHALVHSDEKNFECEFCHKTFKRNTTLVIHRRIHTGEKPYECVPCGQRFIDSSTLIKHRQRMHPKAD encoded by the exons TGTTAAAGATTGAG CTCAACAATTGCGGTCCATTCCAGAATGCCTGTTCGAATTGTGTGGTAAAAATTCGCCTGATTGAAAATATCAGAAGTGAATTCGACGGTAGCAACAAGATTTTTGATGTTATGTGGAC GCAATACAAGCGAATCCACTACCCAGAGCCGATTCCTCCACCCAAGAAAGGACGACCGAGACTGGAGAAGAACACTCCACAGGCACAGAAGATAACGGCTGCTTACATAATCGATGGCATGGTAATTGAAAATACCGAAATAGAGTATGTCCAAGATGAGGGGGCCGATTTCTATATCAAGAGTGAAGGCCATGATGGCATCATAAAGCAGGAAGGAGATGTCGATTCCGTGAGCGATGGTATTCAAAATGACGACGATCATCAAACCATGGATGAAACGGTCGAGGAAGAGTACGTCTACGAAGATGTACCGATGGTCGATGATAACCGAATGCACGAGGAGTATTTGACAGACGAACCAAAAGAAGACGCTAGGAAGGATAGCATCATGGAAGAAAGGGAGGAAATTTATAAGGGAGGTTTCATTCAAGAAGATACCGGCTATTATGATAAGACTATTCCTTGTTGCTACATATGTTTGGATCGCTTTGATTGCCCTTCGGAAGTTTTGATACATCTAAATGAAGTCCACGCGGACATGCTCCCTTTTCACTGCGATAAGTGTTTGGGTTACTTTGACACCTTGGAGGATGTCAATAAACATTACATTTCCCATGTGTACGAGTTCGTTTGTTTGTACTGTCCGCGGCGTTATTGCTCAGAACAGTACTTAGCTAATCATAATCTGGTCTGTAAGGATTTCAGATGTAATATATGCGACGAAACATTTGAGTTGCAAAGTCACCTAAAAATTCACCAACGGCAAGCTCATTCTGCCGGACTAAGACTATCCGGCAGGAAGAAAAATGTTTGCGATACATGTGGCAAGGCGTTCATGCATGCTTGTAATTTATCGCGTCACTTGAAAAATAAACGATGCGGCAGAAACAATAAACAGCAAGTACTGGTAAAGAAGAGAAAATTCAAGCCAGATCCAGATGCACCGGTTGACgaggatgacgatgatgataggGAGTTGAAAATTCGTCCTCCGTTGACATGTCAAGTGTGCAGCAAGAAACTCGACAGCAACAGTAGTCTGGCTCGGCACATCGAAAAGGAACATCAGGACTTCAACATCCCGTTgttttcgtgtaacatttgtcCGAAGAAATTTACTACTTTCGAAAAATGCATTCGTCATCGCGCCTTCCACAAGAAATCTAAGAGACCTCCGATGCCGATCAGCAAGAAGGATCCATTGGAAAACACATGCAAGATTTGTAACAAACAGTTCCGTCTGGATCATATGCTGCTGAAGCATCTAGCCGAAATCCATCAGCTCACACTGGAGTTGTTCCACTgcgatcagtgcggtaaaaagttttctaccgAACCGAAACTGCGCAAGCATCAATACAACACTCATCGGGAGAATAAAAATCTATATGTGTGCTCGCACTGTGGGcagaaatttgagaaaaagcttACACTCAAGGATCACGAAACCAAACATTTGAACGCACCAGCTTACCAGTGCGATATTTGTCTTAAAACGTTTATCCACAAGCATAGTCTGGATCGCCACGCGTTGGTACATTCGGACGAGAAGAACTTTGAGTGCGAATTTTGTCATAAAACATTCAAGCGTAACACAACACTGGTTATTCATAGACGTATCCATACCGGAGAGAAACCATACGAATGTGTCCCGTGCGGTCAACGGTTCATCGATTCCAGCACGCTGATTAAACACCGACAGCGAATGCATCCAAAAGCTGACTAG